A genomic region of Dreissena polymorpha isolate Duluth1 chromosome 4, UMN_Dpol_1.0, whole genome shotgun sequence contains the following coding sequences:
- the LOC127876971 gene encoding zinc finger protein 254-like, with product MKYRMKHTQKSVAACKKLKMKKQKTESNTLESDLKSESTIRKDFDPKIQTSLNTISAIVSSETLNSDQTIDDLNSVCVKIETDEWYSTASDFYSDCAKSKQVLWEERHPDCNKQDGFTSECVKSEQMECEVMRQDVTRQACFNSVCVNKNTTSNSNVQDELHSVYGTTQHSLNPITYQDYITTNDCNNICGIAKQNIKTETDNENTTANTSTHSKTPENRAKLADQYSVYLTWEEIELSNVDEYCAESAVGGGTIQTDQYSNFNVPRHSNPEKENDVTRTPPLFLDPAKIKLEGNSDHVKKDKRMKKTRSPEKDKNEYILQERNLVSCMSLEPQDNDHFLYCGECNKEFDGDCPVQGPYNYIQDKEMPEEDPFKAEHTLPDCLEIKTSKIAGACLGVFSKEGLESRIMFGPYGIYNDGKGSHFVDAQNKATSNWMRYVNCAMTEADRNLLCLQYKGGIYYCTLKPVSPDEELLVWYGDELARKRGFIRPKNLQSSCSSKNSGHFKEHMSIHAGERPYKCEECGYACCKSGDLKTHMSIHSGEGPNKCEEYGYACKQSSGLKKHMRIHTGERLYKCEECGGTFNQSSDLKQHMRVHSGERLYKCEECGYACYQSSTLKTHMRIHSGERLYKCEECGYACSQSSTLKTHMGIHTEERLYKCEVCGKAFKQSGNLKTHMRIHTGERPYKCEECGYACKQSSTLKTHMMIHTGERPHKCEVCGYACKQSNTLKTHMMIHTGERPHKCEVCGYECNRSETLKTHMRRIHSGERLYKCEECGYACNQSSTLKTHMRIHSGKRLYKCEECGYACYRSDTLKTHMRIHSGERL from the exons AATGAAACATACACAGAAAAGTGTGGCGGCCTGCAAaaagttaaaaatgaaaaaacaaaaaacagaaaGCAATACCTTGGAAAGTGACCTGAAAAGCGAGAGTACAATTAGAAAGGACTTTGATCCCAAAATCCAAACTAGTTTAAACACTATATCGGCTATAGTAAGTTCAGAGACATTAAATTCAGACCAAACAATAGATGACTTGAACTCTGTTTGTGTCAAAATTGAGACTGATGAATGGTATAGTACGGCTTCTGATTTTTATTCTGATTGTGCCAAATCAAAACAGGTTCTATGGGAAGAGAGACATCCAGATTGCAACAAACAAGATGGCTTCACCTCTGAATGTGTGAAATCAGAACAGATGGAATGTGAAGTTATGCGTCAAGATGTTACTAGACAAGCTTGCTTCAATTCTGTATGTGTGAACAAAAACACGACTTCCAATTCAAATGTACAAGATGAGCTCCATTCTGTATATGGGACAACACAACATTCTCTAAATCCAATTACATACCAGGATTATATAACAACAAATGACTGCAATAATATATGTGGTATAGCTAAACAGAATATAAAGACAGAAACAGACAATGAAAATACAACAGCAAATACAAGTACACATTCAAAAACACCAGAGAATCGAGCTAAACTGGCCGACCAATATTCTGTATATCTGACGTGGGAAGAAATTGAACTATCAAATGTTGATGAATATTGTGCTGAATCAGCTGTGGGTGGAGGAACAATACAAACGGACCAATACTCCAACTTTAATGTTCCAAGACATTCAAACCCGGAAAAAG AGAATGATGTGACAAGAACTCCCCCCCTTTTCCTGGACCCAGCTAAGATTAAATTGGAGGGAAATAGTGACCATGTGAAGAAAGATAAA AGAATGAAGAAAACAAGGTCCCCAGAAAAAGACAAGAATGAGTACATTCTTCAAGAGAGGAACCTTGTCAGCTGTATGAGCCTGGAACCCCAAGATAATGACCATTTTCTCT ACTGTGGAGAATGCAATAAGGAGTTTGACGGGGACTGCCCTGTCCAGGGACCCTATAACTACATACAGGACAAAGAG ATGCCAGAAGAAGACCCTTTTAAAGCTGAGCATACCTTGCCAGATTGCCTTGAAATCAAAACATCCAAAATAGCTGGAGCTTGTCTTGGAGTGTTTTCCAAGGAGGGACTGGAATCCAGGATCATGTTTGGACCGTATGGG ATCTATAATGATGGCAAAGGGAGTCACTTTGTGGATGCCCAGAACAAAGCCACCTCTAACTGGATGAGATATGTGAACTGTGCTATGACGGAGGCAGATCGGAACCTTTTATGTTTGCAGTACAAAGGAGGCATCTATTACTGCACATTGAAGCCAGTTTCACCAG ATGAAGAACTGCTGGTCTGGTACGGAGATGAATTAGCAAGAAAACGTGGCTTCATCAGACCCAAAAACCTGCAGAGCAGTTGTTCAAGTAAAAACAGTGGTCACTTTAAGGAACACATGAGTATACATgcaggagagagaccgtacaaatgtgaggagtgtggttatgcatgttgCAAGAGTGGtgacttgaagacacacatgagtaTACATTCAGGGGAAGGACCTAACAAGTGTGAGGAGTACGGTTATGCTTGTAAGCAGAGTTCTGgcttgaagaaacacatgaggatacatacaggagagagactgtacaagtgtgaggagtgtggtgGTACTTTTAACCAGAGTTCTGACTTGAAGCAACACATGAGGGTACATTCAGGAGAGAGattgtacaagtgtgaggagtgtggctaTGCTTGTTACCAGAGTagtaccttgaagacacacatgaggatacattcaggagagagactgtacaagtgtgaggagtgtggttatgcatgtagcCAGAGTagtaccttgaagacacacatgggGATACATACAGAAGAGAGACTGTACAaatgtgaggtgtgtggtaaagcatttaaacagagtggaaacttgaagacacacatgcggatacatacaggagagagaccgtacaaatgtgaggagtgtggttatgCTTGTAAGCAGAGTagtaccttgaagacacacatgatgattcatacaggagagagaccacacaaatgtgaggtgtgtggttatgcttGTAAGCAGAGTAataccttgaagacacacatgatgattcatacaggagagagaccacacaaatgtgaggtgtgtggttatgaatgTAACAGGAGTGaaaccttgaagacacacatgaggaggatacattcaggagagagactgtacaagtgtgaggagtgtggttatgcatgtaaccagagtagtac cttgaagacacacatgaggatacattcgGGAAagagactgtacaagtgtgaggagtgtggttatgcatgttaCAGGAGTGataccttgaagacacacatgaggatacattcaggagAGAGACTTTAA